In the genome of Labrus mixtus chromosome 21, fLabMix1.1, whole genome shotgun sequence, one region contains:
- the pth3r gene encoding parathyroid hormone 3 receptor isoform X1 yields MLSAQGTAALALFHSVMIVTALIDSDDVITRDEQIYVLIGAHAKCERSIKAQMALVKEGECNPEWDGIICWPRSRAGQLISVLCPEYIYDFNHRGRAYRQCDTAGNWEQVPIINRTWANYTECTTYLTSNHRRQEEKVFERLHLMYTVGYSISLASLLVAVSILCYFKRLHCTRNYIHIHLFTSFICRAVSIFVKDAVLYNISDDSNADHDYTPQKPQMAGCKVAVTFFFYFLATNHYWILVEGLYLHSLIFMAFLSDKNYLWALTIIGWGVPAVFVSIWVSARASLADTQCWDISAGNLKWIYQVPILAAIVVNFLLFVNIIRVLASKLWETNTGKLDPRQQYGKLLKSTLVLMPLFGVHYMVFMALPYTEVTGLLWQVQMHYEMFFNSSQGFFVAFIYCFCNGEVQAEVKKAWLRRSLTLDLKQKARMTSSGGGGSCYYGGMMSHTTNYSVSLSAANPRNLSFTSAAGVGPGIKMQRHGSLQPPNSLPGYLPGDTETHGPKQEMVVRKPGGTESGVIARHTKASKGNDESKSHGASSAHTPGAENPESCSSLKELETIL; encoded by the exons ATAGACTCAGATGATGTCATCACGCGAGACGAGCAGATCTACGTTTTGATTGGCGCTCACGCCAAGTGTGAAAGAAGCATCAAGGCTCAAATGGCCCTGGTTAAAG AAGGTGAATGTAACCCAGAGTGGGACGGGATCATCTGCTGGCCTCGGAGCAGAGCTGGTCAGCTGATATCAGTGCTGTGTCCAGAGTACATCTACGACTTTAACCACAGAG GCCGTGCCTACCGCCAGTGTGACACTGCAGGGAACTGGGAGCAGGTGCCCATTATCAACCGCACATGGGCCAACTACACCGAGTGCACCACATACTTGACCTCCAACCACAGGAGACAAGAAGAG AAGGTGTTTGAGAGGTTACATCTCATGTACACGGTTGGCTACTCCATTTCCCTAGCATCACTGTTGGTGGCGGTCTCCATCCTCTGCTATTTCAA GCGTCTCCATTGCACTCGCAATTACATCCACAttcacctcttcacctccttCATCTGTCGAGCTGTCAGCATATTCGTGAAGGACGCTGTGCTCTACAACATATCTGATGACAGTAACGCTGACCATGACTACACTCCACAAAAGCCCCAgatg GCTGGCTGTAAAGTTGCTGtcactttcttcttttatttcctgGCAACTAATCATTACTGGATCCTGGTGGAGGGGCTGTACCTGCACAGTCTCATCTTCATGGCCTTTCTCTCTGACAAAAACTACCTGTGGGCCCTCACAATCATAGGCTGGG GTGttccagctgtgtttgtgtccatttgGGTCAGTGCACGAGCATCGCTAGCTGATACACA atgTTGGGACATCAGTGCAGGAAACCTGAAGTGGATCTATCAAGTTCCAATTTTGGCAGCCATTGtt GTGAATTTCCTCCTATTTGTCAACATAATACGTGTCCTGGCCTCTAAACTGTGGGAGACAAACACTGGTAAATTGGACCCTCGGCAGCAATATGG CAAGCTGCTCAAATCTACGTTAGTCCTCATGCCATTGTTTGGGGTTCACTACATGGTGTTCATGGCTTTGCCTTACACTGAGGTGACTGGGCTGCTGTGGCAGGTGCAGATGCATTATGAGATGTTCTTCAACTCATCACAG GGCTTTTTTGTGGCATTTATCTATTGTTTCTGCAATGGGGAG GTGCAGGCAGAGGTGAAGAAGGCGTGGTTACGACGCAGCCTCACCCTGGACCTAAAACAGAAAGCGAGGATGACCAGCAGTGGCGGTGGAGGCAGCTGTTACTACGGTGGCATGATGTCTCACACCACCAACTATAGCGTCAGCCTGTCTGCTGCCAATCCCAGAAATCTATCGTTTACCTCAGCTGCAGGTGTGGGGCCAGGCATCAAAATGCAACGCCATGGCTCTCTGCAACCACCAAACAGCCTGCCCGGGTACTTGCCTGGTGATACTGAGACACATGGCCCCAAACAAGAGATGGTTGTAAGGAAGCCAGGGGGGACGGAGTCTGGCGTTATCGCCCGGCACACCAAAGCTAGCAAGGGGAATGATGAGTCCAAAAGTCATGGAGCATCTTCAGCACACACTCCTGGAGCAGAAAATCCAGAGAGCTGCTCATCTCTAAAAGAACTGGAGACCATCTTgtaa
- the pth3r gene encoding parathyroid hormone 3 receptor isoform X2, which yields MLSAQGTAALALFHSVMIVTALIDSDDVITRDEQIYVLIGAHAKCERSIKAQMALVKEGECNPEWDGIICWPRSRAGQLISVLCPEYIYDFNHRGRAYRQCDTAGNWEQVPIINRTWANYTECTTYLTSNHRRQEEVFERLHLMYTVGYSISLASLLVAVSILCYFKRLHCTRNYIHIHLFTSFICRAVSIFVKDAVLYNISDDSNADHDYTPQKPQMAGCKVAVTFFFYFLATNHYWILVEGLYLHSLIFMAFLSDKNYLWALTIIGWGVPAVFVSIWVSARASLADTQCWDISAGNLKWIYQVPILAAIVVNFLLFVNIIRVLASKLWETNTGKLDPRQQYGKLLKSTLVLMPLFGVHYMVFMALPYTEVTGLLWQVQMHYEMFFNSSQGFFVAFIYCFCNGEVQAEVKKAWLRRSLTLDLKQKARMTSSGGGGSCYYGGMMSHTTNYSVSLSAANPRNLSFTSAAGVGPGIKMQRHGSLQPPNSLPGYLPGDTETHGPKQEMVVRKPGGTESGVIARHTKASKGNDESKSHGASSAHTPGAENPESCSSLKELETIL from the exons ATAGACTCAGATGATGTCATCACGCGAGACGAGCAGATCTACGTTTTGATTGGCGCTCACGCCAAGTGTGAAAGAAGCATCAAGGCTCAAATGGCCCTGGTTAAAG AAGGTGAATGTAACCCAGAGTGGGACGGGATCATCTGCTGGCCTCGGAGCAGAGCTGGTCAGCTGATATCAGTGCTGTGTCCAGAGTACATCTACGACTTTAACCACAGAG GCCGTGCCTACCGCCAGTGTGACACTGCAGGGAACTGGGAGCAGGTGCCCATTATCAACCGCACATGGGCCAACTACACCGAGTGCACCACATACTTGACCTCCAACCACAGGAGACAAGAAGAG GTGTTTGAGAGGTTACATCTCATGTACACGGTTGGCTACTCCATTTCCCTAGCATCACTGTTGGTGGCGGTCTCCATCCTCTGCTATTTCAA GCGTCTCCATTGCACTCGCAATTACATCCACAttcacctcttcacctccttCATCTGTCGAGCTGTCAGCATATTCGTGAAGGACGCTGTGCTCTACAACATATCTGATGACAGTAACGCTGACCATGACTACACTCCACAAAAGCCCCAgatg GCTGGCTGTAAAGTTGCTGtcactttcttcttttatttcctgGCAACTAATCATTACTGGATCCTGGTGGAGGGGCTGTACCTGCACAGTCTCATCTTCATGGCCTTTCTCTCTGACAAAAACTACCTGTGGGCCCTCACAATCATAGGCTGGG GTGttccagctgtgtttgtgtccatttgGGTCAGTGCACGAGCATCGCTAGCTGATACACA atgTTGGGACATCAGTGCAGGAAACCTGAAGTGGATCTATCAAGTTCCAATTTTGGCAGCCATTGtt GTGAATTTCCTCCTATTTGTCAACATAATACGTGTCCTGGCCTCTAAACTGTGGGAGACAAACACTGGTAAATTGGACCCTCGGCAGCAATATGG CAAGCTGCTCAAATCTACGTTAGTCCTCATGCCATTGTTTGGGGTTCACTACATGGTGTTCATGGCTTTGCCTTACACTGAGGTGACTGGGCTGCTGTGGCAGGTGCAGATGCATTATGAGATGTTCTTCAACTCATCACAG GGCTTTTTTGTGGCATTTATCTATTGTTTCTGCAATGGGGAG GTGCAGGCAGAGGTGAAGAAGGCGTGGTTACGACGCAGCCTCACCCTGGACCTAAAACAGAAAGCGAGGATGACCAGCAGTGGCGGTGGAGGCAGCTGTTACTACGGTGGCATGATGTCTCACACCACCAACTATAGCGTCAGCCTGTCTGCTGCCAATCCCAGAAATCTATCGTTTACCTCAGCTGCAGGTGTGGGGCCAGGCATCAAAATGCAACGCCATGGCTCTCTGCAACCACCAAACAGCCTGCCCGGGTACTTGCCTGGTGATACTGAGACACATGGCCCCAAACAAGAGATGGTTGTAAGGAAGCCAGGGGGGACGGAGTCTGGCGTTATCGCCCGGCACACCAAAGCTAGCAAGGGGAATGATGAGTCCAAAAGTCATGGAGCATCTTCAGCACACACTCCTGGAGCAGAAAATCCAGAGAGCTGCTCATCTCTAAAAGAACTGGAGACCATCTTgtaa